In a single window of the Streptomyces sp. HUAS ZL42 genome:
- a CDS encoding protein phosphatase 2C domain-containing protein, translated as MRTELVSEPGDRERPNEDFASVGVPACGQGGSLVVLDGVTPPPGGTGCLHSVPWYTARLGGALTELTVSLMDVPLSDALARAIARTSEAHAQTCDLSHPRTPQATVVLARWSPETIEYLVLSDSALLLECFDGRVVPVLDDRLSRLPRSALATDALVDGNLRNKEGGFFTAAADPAVAGRAVTGVLPRGDVRALAALTDGATRWTEKFREGGWTDLFTFVRKEGPRALVDRVRALELADTEERAFLGRSKTHDDATVVYVEL; from the coding sequence ATGCGTACGGAACTTGTGTCGGAGCCCGGCGACCGGGAGCGCCCCAACGAGGACTTCGCGAGTGTCGGAGTTCCGGCCTGCGGACAGGGCGGTTCGCTCGTCGTCCTGGACGGCGTCACGCCCCCGCCCGGCGGAACGGGCTGTCTGCATTCGGTCCCCTGGTACACGGCACGCCTCGGCGGGGCACTGACCGAACTGACCGTTTCGCTCATGGATGTCCCCCTGTCCGACGCCCTTGCCCGCGCCATCGCGCGTACCTCCGAAGCGCATGCACAGACCTGTGACCTTTCTCACCCGCGCACACCACAGGCGACAGTGGTCCTCGCCCGCTGGTCCCCGGAGACGATCGAGTACCTGGTCCTCTCCGACTCGGCCCTGCTCCTGGAGTGCTTCGACGGCCGGGTCGTGCCCGTACTCGACGACCGCCTCTCCCGCCTCCCGCGCTCGGCCCTGGCGACGGACGCGCTGGTGGACGGGAACCTGCGCAACAAGGAGGGCGGCTTCTTCACCGCGGCCGCGGATCCGGCGGTGGCCGGGCGGGCCGTGACCGGCGTCCTGCCCCGCGGCGACGTCCGCGCGCTCGCCGCCCTCACGGACGGCGCCACGCGCTGGACGGAGAAGTTCCGGGAGGGCGGCTGGACGGACCTGTTCACCTTCGTCCGCAAGGAGGGTCCCCGGGCCCTGGTGGACCGGGTACGGGCCCTGGAGCTGGCCGACACCGAGGAGCGCGCGTTCCTGGGCCGGAGCAAGACCCACGACGACGCGACGGTGGTGTACGTGGAGCTGTGA
- a CDS encoding ATP/GTP-binding protein has translation MDSVVSDAAPGVAPLVGSAEADENLKSWQTDRTRAPIATKIVVAGGFGVGKTTLVTAVSEITPLQTEALMTEASEETDDLTATPGKLTTTVAMDFGRITLDDDLVLYLFGTPGQQRFWFMWDDLVRGAIGAVVLADTRRLKDCFPALDYFESCGMPYVVAVNHFDGSELFEPEDVREALTIPAHIPVMIMDARRRISVIETLLSLVGHALDETPE, from the coding sequence GTGGACTCCGTCGTCTCTGACGCCGCTCCCGGCGTCGCTCCCCTCGTCGGCTCCGCCGAGGCCGACGAGAACCTGAAGTCCTGGCAGACGGACCGCACCCGAGCGCCGATAGCCACGAAGATAGTCGTGGCCGGCGGTTTCGGCGTCGGGAAGACCACGCTGGTCACCGCCGTCTCGGAGATCACGCCCCTGCAGACCGAGGCGCTGATGACCGAGGCGAGCGAGGAGACCGACGACCTCACCGCCACGCCCGGCAAGCTCACCACCACCGTGGCCATGGACTTCGGCCGCATCACGCTCGACGACGACCTGGTGCTGTACCTGTTCGGTACGCCGGGCCAGCAGCGGTTCTGGTTCATGTGGGACGACCTGGTGCGCGGCGCGATCGGCGCGGTCGTGCTGGCCGACACCCGCCGTCTGAAGGACTGTTTCCCGGCGCTCGACTACTTCGAGAGCTGCGGAATGCCGTACGTCGTCGCGGTCAACCACTTCGACGGCAGCGAGCTGTTCGAACCGGAGGACGTGCGGGAGGCGCTGACGATCCCCGCACACATACCTGTCATGATCATGGACGCGCGCCGCCGGATCTCGGTCATCGAGACCCTCCTGTCCCTCGTCGGACACGCGCTCGACGAAACCCCAGAGTGA
- a CDS encoding nitrate- and nitrite sensing domain-containing protein — translation MQKTRPRRTGKQAASEGGAERTPVGKGRPTHVRNRLIVAVAVVAAAIAGAGAPSVLAASGQLKDSQDLVTLAGQTQDALALAHSLADERDEVTSYVAAGRDKSQAPSEQRSARVDRQVEELRADTDTPASLRTDLDGIATVRRAALTGKSSALATHQAYSAAIGELHRLAGKLAEQMPPSAGSGAYALAELDTAVQQAAAARGLLLAALNVPTSEETVVDPITGVTSTEVVSSKADTKQRDELTTAAQQARVRSDAALADFRETAPEAAVTSYDSTVTGNDVEAADTYLASLTDEPELSDRELGTSAKKLDAALSARVDLMRGVESSLYEHRTEDLERLRDDDVTALEVRVAVLGALMLLAVGIATAMARTLTRPLAVLRLGSARLAQAEAPAAEEPVRFTGRNDEFAQVVRSVNTLHEHAAALHERITTLEADRKHLVGQRQKMADAREELRAELADSAAQLERLRGSIGSTFVNLSLRTLGLVERQLGVIEALEEREQDPDRLATLFKLDHFATVMRRHSENLLVLSGTEHVQHHAGPVPLVDVVRAAVSEIERYERVRISALPPHAHVAGFAADDLSHLLAELMENATSFSPPDMPVEVSGWLLENGEVMLSVQDEGIGMTGERMARLNARLADFDPATPYDQEGDEGLGLGLYVVARLAHRHGVRVQLREQKQGGVAAVVVLPRPLLAAATPAAVPASTHPADTTHAFSLPGADAEANSNVLHGRSTSTDPLVTLAERAVREHAEPEKAEAALPAQREPEEAVRERPEPVPESPAETTMELLIPAQASGEPAAAGGENTPRGPLAPDDDGGTGGAGGNESAEGEAEAVHERVPDEPEERVTDKGLPKRTPKITEPIAAPRQRTRSVDAEALRRRLGGFHRGAEAGRRDVEAEIAEQTAQNPAPSAGTADAEEATGGTVEEASS, via the coding sequence GTGCAGAAGACGCGGCCTCGGCGCACAGGCAAGCAGGCGGCCTCCGAAGGGGGCGCGGAGCGCACCCCTGTCGGCAAGGGCCGCCCCACCCACGTACGCAACAGGCTGATCGTCGCGGTCGCCGTCGTGGCCGCCGCCATCGCGGGGGCCGGAGCCCCCTCGGTCCTGGCCGCCTCCGGTCAGCTCAAGGACTCCCAGGACCTGGTGACGCTCGCCGGGCAGACCCAGGACGCGCTCGCGCTCGCCCACTCGCTCGCCGACGAACGCGACGAGGTCACCTCCTACGTCGCCGCCGGCCGCGACAAGTCCCAGGCGCCCTCCGAGCAGCGCAGCGCCCGCGTCGACCGGCAGGTGGAGGAGCTGCGCGCCGACACGGACACGCCCGCCTCGCTCCGCACCGACCTCGACGGCATCGCGACCGTGCGCCGGGCGGCCCTCACGGGCAAGAGCTCGGCCCTCGCGACGCACCAGGCCTACTCCGCCGCCATCGGCGAGCTCCACCGCCTCGCCGGGAAGCTGGCGGAGCAGATGCCGCCGAGCGCGGGCTCCGGAGCGTACGCCCTCGCCGAGCTCGACACGGCCGTCCAGCAGGCCGCCGCGGCCCGCGGCCTGCTCCTCGCGGCCCTGAACGTGCCGACGAGCGAGGAGACGGTGGTCGACCCGATCACCGGCGTGACCAGCACCGAGGTCGTCTCCTCCAAGGCCGACACCAAGCAGCGCGACGAGCTGACCACCGCCGCCCAGCAGGCCCGCGTGCGCTCCGACGCCGCCCTCGCCGACTTCCGCGAGACCGCGCCCGAGGCGGCCGTGACGTCGTACGACTCCACGGTCACCGGCAACGACGTCGAAGCCGCCGACACGTACCTCGCCTCCCTCACCGACGAGCCGGAGCTCTCCGACCGTGAACTCGGCACCAGCGCCAAGAAGCTGGACGCCGCCCTGTCGGCCCGGGTCGACCTCATGCGCGGTGTGGAGTCCTCCCTCTACGAGCACCGCACCGAGGACCTCGAGCGGCTCCGCGACGACGACGTCACCGCGCTGGAGGTCCGCGTCGCGGTGCTGGGCGCCCTGATGCTGCTGGCGGTCGGCATCGCCACGGCCATGGCCCGCACCCTCACCCGCCCGCTGGCCGTCCTGCGCCTCGGCTCGGCCCGGCTGGCGCAGGCGGAGGCCCCGGCGGCGGAGGAGCCGGTGAGGTTCACCGGCCGCAACGACGAGTTCGCCCAGGTCGTCCGCTCCGTCAACACCCTGCACGAGCACGCCGCCGCCCTCCACGAGCGCATCACCACCCTGGAGGCCGACCGCAAGCACCTCGTCGGCCAGCGCCAGAAGATGGCCGACGCCCGCGAGGAACTGCGCGCCGAACTCGCCGACTCCGCCGCCCAGCTGGAGCGGCTGCGCGGCAGCATCGGTTCCACCTTCGTCAACCTCTCCCTGCGCACCCTCGGCCTCGTCGAGCGCCAACTCGGCGTCATCGAGGCCCTGGAGGAGCGCGAGCAGGACCCCGACCGCCTGGCCACGCTCTTCAAGCTCGACCACTTCGCCACGGTCATGCGCCGGCACAGCGAGAACCTCCTCGTCCTGTCCGGCACGGAACACGTCCAGCATCACGCCGGGCCCGTCCCGCTGGTGGACGTGGTCCGCGCGGCGGTCAGCGAGATCGAACGCTACGAGCGCGTCCGCATCTCCGCGCTGCCCCCGCACGCGCATGTGGCGGGCTTCGCCGCCGACGACCTCTCCCACCTGCTCGCCGAACTCATGGAGAACGCCACGTCGTTCTCCCCGCCGGACATGCCCGTCGAGGTCTCCGGCTGGCTGCTGGAGAACGGCGAGGTCATGCTCTCCGTCCAGGACGAGGGCATCGGCATGACGGGCGAGCGGATGGCCCGCCTCAACGCCCGCCTCGCCGACTTCGACCCCGCCACCCCGTACGACCAGGAGGGCGACGAGGGTCTCGGCCTCGGCCTGTACGTCGTCGCCCGCCTCGCCCACCGGCACGGCGTGCGCGTCCAGCTGCGCGAGCAGAAGCAGGGCGGTGTGGCCGCGGTCGTCGTCCTGCCCCGGCCCCTGCTGGCCGCCGCCACACCCGCCGCGGTCCCGGCGTCCACGCATCCGGCCGACACGACCCACGCCTTCTCCCTCCCGGGTGCGGACGCGGAGGCCAACTCCAACGTCCTGCACGGCCGCTCCACGTCCACCGACCCGCTGGTGACGCTGGCGGAGAGGGCGGTACGGGAGCATGCGGAGCCGGAGAAGGCAGAGGCGGCCCTACCGGCGCAGCGGGAGCCCGAGGAGGCCGTACGGGAGAGGCCGGAGCCCGTGCCGGAGAGCCCGGCCGAGACCACGATGGAACTCCTGATCCCGGCCCAGGCGAGCGGCGAACCCGCGGCCGCCGGCGGCGAGAACACCCCACGGGGGCCACTCGCACCCGACGACGATGGTGGTACGGGTGGTGCAGGTGGGAACGAATCCGCCGAGGGCGAAGCCGAGGCGGTCCACGAGCGCGTTCCCGACGAACCCGAGGAACGCGTCACGGACAAGGGCCTCCCCAAGCGCACCCCGAAGATCACCGAACCGATCGCCGCCCCACGGCAGCGCACACGATCCGTAGACGCCGAAGCGCTCAGGCGCCGCCTCGGCGGCTTCCACCGGGGGGCGGAAGCCGGACGCCGCGACGTCGAAGCAGAGATCGCCGAACAGACGGCCCAGAACCCGGCGCCGTCCGCAGGAACCGCAGATGCCGAAGAAGCCACGGGGGGCACAGTCGAGGAGGCAAGCAGTTGA
- a CDS encoding TetR/AcrR family transcriptional regulator: MTPSAPAYRRLSVEERRSQLLDAALSLFAHRAPEDVSLDDVAEAAGVSRPLVYRYFPGGKQQLYEAALRSAADELQQCFDEPCEGPLLPRLSRALDRYLAFVDEHDAGFSALLQGGSVVETSRTTAIVDGVRRAAAEHILSHLQVTRPGLRLRMTVRMWITAVEAASLIWLDEGKQPPADELRDWLVEQFVAVLSVTAGRDPQTAALVRVIEADA; encoded by the coding sequence ATGACCCCCTCCGCGCCCGCCTACCGCCGCCTCAGCGTCGAGGAGCGCCGCAGTCAGCTGCTCGACGCCGCGCTGTCCCTGTTCGCGCACCGCGCGCCCGAGGACGTGTCCCTGGACGACGTGGCGGAGGCGGCCGGAGTGTCGCGGCCGCTGGTGTACCGGTACTTCCCCGGCGGGAAACAGCAGCTGTACGAGGCCGCCCTCAGGTCCGCCGCCGACGAGCTCCAGCAGTGCTTCGACGAGCCCTGCGAGGGCCCGCTCCTGCCCCGCCTGTCCCGCGCCCTCGACCGCTACCTCGCCTTCGTGGACGAGCACGACGCCGGCTTCAGCGCCCTGCTGCAGGGCGGGAGCGTCGTGGAGACGTCGCGTACGACCGCCATCGTGGACGGCGTACGACGGGCCGCCGCGGAGCACATCCTCAGCCATCTGCAGGTCACGCGGCCCGGACTGCGGCTGCGGATGACCGTGCGGATGTGGATCACGGCGGTCGAGGCGGCCTCGCTGATCTGGCTCGACGAGGGCAAGCAGCCGCCCGCGGACGAACTGCGGGACTGGCTCGTGGAGCAGTTCGTGGCCGTGCTGTCGGTGACCGCGGGGCGCGATCCGCAGACCGCGGCGCTGGTCCGCGTCATCGAGGCGGATGCCTGA
- a CDS encoding DUF742 domain-containing protein gives MSRAQNKQPIRHQNQKLPVRGGDRKPARVRPYSLTGGRTRFGHVLLVETFVAALEAPEERRELTKGSLSTRVMPEMRAIVELCRRMRTVAEIAALLRMPLGVVRVLLSDLADQGKIRVYGTGTGHGTGRPDRALLERVLSGLRRL, from the coding sequence ATGAGCCGCGCGCAGAACAAGCAGCCGATCCGGCACCAGAACCAGAAGCTCCCGGTCCGGGGCGGCGACCGCAAGCCCGCCCGCGTCCGCCCCTACTCGCTCACCGGCGGCCGTACCCGCTTCGGTCACGTGCTCCTCGTGGAGACGTTCGTGGCGGCTCTGGAGGCCCCTGAGGAGCGCAGGGAACTGACGAAGGGTTCGCTCTCCACCCGGGTCATGCCGGAGATGCGGGCCATCGTCGAACTGTGCCGCCGTATGCGCACGGTGGCCGAGATCGCCGCGCTGCTGAGGATGCCGCTCGGCGTGGTCCGCGTGCTCCTGAGCGACCTCGCGGACCAGGGAAAGATCCGTGTGTACGGAACCGGCACCGGTCACGGCACCGGTCGCCCGGACCGCGCTCTGCTGGAAAGGGTGCTGAGTGGACTCCGTCGTCTCTGA
- a CDS encoding styrene monooxygenase/indole monooxygenase family protein, producing MRKILVVGAGQSGLQLALGLQSHGYEVTLMSNRTADEIRSGRVMSTQCMFHTALQHERDLQLNFWESQAPKIEGLGVSVAAPGSHDPGPTQRIIDWVGRLDGYAQSVDQRVKMAGWMETFAQRGGQLVIHGAAVSDLDYFSRTYDLVLVSAGKGELVSMFARDPERSPYSEPQRALAVSYVHGLGPRPEHPEFDAVRCNLVPGVGELFIMPTLTNSGRADILFWEGIPGGPLDVFNGVKDPAEHLSLTLALMEKFTPWEYARATKVELTDAGGVLSGRYAPTVRNPIGRLPGGGLVLGVADVVVANDPITGQGSNSASKCAASYLASILEQGEKEFDEEWMLATFDRYWDTAQHVTKWTNAMLAPPPEHILNLIGAAGQLQPVADRFANGFNDPADFENFFYEPEKTGAYLASVAGA from the coding sequence ATGCGGAAGATACTCGTCGTCGGAGCCGGCCAGTCCGGACTCCAGCTCGCCCTCGGCCTCCAGTCGCACGGGTACGAGGTCACCCTGATGTCCAACCGGACGGCGGACGAGATCCGCTCCGGCCGGGTCATGTCGACGCAGTGCATGTTCCACACGGCGCTGCAGCACGAGCGTGACCTCCAGCTGAACTTCTGGGAGTCCCAGGCCCCGAAGATCGAGGGCCTCGGCGTCTCGGTCGCCGCCCCCGGCTCGCACGACCCCGGTCCGACCCAGCGCATCATCGACTGGGTGGGCAGACTCGACGGGTACGCCCAGTCGGTGGACCAGCGGGTGAAGATGGCCGGCTGGATGGAGACGTTCGCGCAGCGCGGGGGGCAGCTGGTCATCCACGGCGCGGCGGTCTCCGACCTCGACTACTTCTCCCGTACGTACGACCTGGTGCTGGTCTCGGCGGGGAAGGGCGAGCTGGTCTCCATGTTCGCCCGGGACCCGGAGAGGTCCCCCTACAGCGAGCCGCAGCGCGCGCTCGCCGTCTCGTACGTCCACGGTCTGGGGCCCCGCCCGGAGCACCCGGAGTTCGACGCGGTCCGCTGCAACCTGGTCCCCGGCGTCGGCGAGCTGTTCATCATGCCGACGCTGACGAACTCCGGTCGCGCCGACATCCTGTTCTGGGAGGGCATACCCGGCGGCCCGCTCGACGTCTTCAACGGCGTCAAGGACCCGGCGGAGCACCTCTCCCTGACCCTGGCACTCATGGAGAAGTTCACGCCCTGGGAGTACGCGCGGGCCACGAAGGTGGAACTGACCGACGCGGGCGGCGTGCTGAGCGGCCGCTACGCCCCCACGGTCCGCAACCCGATCGGCCGCCTTCCGGGCGGCGGGCTCGTCCTCGGCGTGGCCGACGTGGTGGTGGCCAACGACCCGATCACCGGCCAGGGCTCCAACTCGGCGTCCAAGTGCGCGGCTTCGTATCTCGCCTCGATCCTCGAGCAGGGTGAGAAGGAGTTCGACGAGGAGTGGATGCTGGCCACCTTCGACCGGTACTGGGACACCGCTCAGCACGTCACCAAGTGGACCAACGCGATGCTGGCTCCGCCGCCGGAGCACATCCTCAACCTGATCGGTGCTGCGGGTCAGCTCCAGCCGGTCGCCGATCGGTTCGCGAACGGGTTCAACGATCCCGCGGACTTCGAGAATTTCTTCTACGAGCCTGAGAAGACCGGGGCCTACCTCGCTTCTGTGGCCGGGGCCTGA
- a CDS encoding MarR family winged helix-turn-helix transcriptional regulator, translating to MHEDGNGDGHRVAPSEAPRSGEDREFLSLERELTVLLRRARANQGEMAREVHPDLEPAAYGLLVRLEECGRQRATELAAYIGVGKATMSRQLRALEQLGLVTREPDPADGRAWLVDVTEEGRSRVSKVREARRARYVSQLSHWDRGEVAELARLLNQLNRGMEK from the coding sequence GTGCACGAGGACGGAAACGGCGACGGACACCGGGTCGCACCTTCCGAGGCGCCGCGCAGCGGTGAGGACCGGGAGTTCCTGTCCCTGGAGCGCGAGCTGACGGTGCTGCTGCGGCGCGCCCGGGCGAACCAGGGAGAGATGGCGCGCGAGGTCCATCCCGACCTGGAGCCCGCCGCGTACGGACTGCTGGTACGGCTGGAGGAGTGCGGCCGCCAGCGCGCCACCGAGCTCGCCGCCTACATCGGCGTCGGCAAGGCCACCATGTCCCGGCAGCTGCGCGCCCTGGAGCAGCTCGGTCTGGTGACCCGCGAACCGGACCCCGCCGACGGGCGGGCCTGGCTGGTGGACGTGACCGAGGAGGGCCGCAGCCGGGTGAGCAAGGTCCGTGAGGCGCGCCGGGCGCGGTACGTCAGCCAGCTCTCGCACTGGGACCGGGGCGAGGTCGCGGAACTGGCCCGGTTGCTCAACCAGCTGAACCGGGGCATGGAGAAATAG
- a CDS encoding rhomboid-like protein — protein sequence MLVAQGAIRPAATASRTRPRPWRLLPTPTGTPFTFVYAVVLAVTSLVAAYADPALVHALYQASSTDVAHLVRTPEVVLVASALWNAGGVLSPYALAFLLVLTALERRIGGLRTAAVFLLGHVLATLGTEAPIGLAVLVGHLPTSSLHRLDYGISFGVAASIGALAGLVTPWLRWPLLAVFGGMLFEDLLAFTDPMTDWGHLMSLAIGIATWPVVRRWCRAPALT from the coding sequence ATGCTCGTCGCGCAGGGCGCGATCCGGCCTGCCGCCACCGCATCCCGGACCCGTCCCCGCCCCTGGCGGCTGCTCCCCACCCCCACCGGCACCCCCTTCACCTTCGTCTACGCCGTCGTCCTCGCCGTCACCTCACTCGTCGCCGCGTACGCCGACCCGGCCCTCGTGCACGCCCTCTATCAGGCCTCCAGCACCGATGTGGCGCACCTCGTGCGGACACCGGAGGTGGTGCTGGTGGCCAGCGCGCTGTGGAACGCGGGCGGGGTCCTCTCGCCGTACGCCCTGGCGTTCCTGCTCGTCCTCACCGCCCTCGAGCGGCGGATCGGCGGCCTGCGGACGGCTGCCGTCTTCCTGCTCGGACACGTGCTGGCCACCCTCGGGACCGAGGCCCCGATCGGCCTGGCGGTGCTGGTCGGCCACCTCCCCACCAGCTCCCTGCACCGCCTCGACTACGGCATCAGCTTCGGCGTGGCCGCGAGCATCGGCGCGCTGGCCGGCCTGGTCACCCCGTGGCTGCGGTGGCCGCTCCTCGCCGTCTTCGGCGGGATGCTGTTCGAGGACCTGCTCGCGTTCACGGATCCGATGACCGACTGGGGCCACCTCATGTCACTGGCGATCGGCATCGCCACCTGGCCGGTGGTGCGGCGGTGGTGCCGGGCGCCGGCGCTCACCTGA
- a CDS encoding roadblock/LC7 domain-containing protein: MTAPSTFGTFGLSSEARNLHWLLTNLVEEVPGIQSVAVVSSDGLLLLSSDAGRNAEARHSRNDRPTGPRGSSADLATIVSGIGSLTIGAAKLMEFGGVKHTMIAMDEGSLFVMSISDGSLLGVHGSADCDMSVVAYHMALFVGRAGHVLTPELRSELRKSLESESTGSAR; this comes from the coding sequence TTGACCGCGCCCAGTACCTTCGGAACCTTCGGACTGAGCAGTGAGGCCCGTAACCTGCACTGGCTGCTGACGAATCTCGTCGAGGAGGTCCCGGGCATCCAGTCGGTCGCGGTGGTCTCCTCCGACGGCCTGCTGCTGCTCTCCTCGGACGCCGGTCGGAACGCCGAGGCGAGGCATTCGAGGAACGACCGCCCCACCGGCCCGCGCGGCTCCTCCGCCGACCTCGCGACGATCGTCTCGGGCATCGGCAGCCTCACCATCGGAGCCGCCAAGCTCATGGAGTTCGGCGGGGTGAAGCACACGATGATCGCGATGGACGAGGGCAGCCTCTTCGTGATGTCGATCAGCGACGGCTCACTGCTCGGCGTGCACGGCTCCGCGGACTGCGACATGAGCGTGGTGGCGTACCACATGGCCCTCTTCGTGGGCCGCGCCGGTCACGTCCTGACCCCCGAACTCCGCAGTGAGCTCCGAAAATCCCTGGAGTCCGAGTCGACGGGGAGCGCCCGATGA
- the lon gene encoding endopeptidase La, with protein MASTSTPLTLPVLPLDDEVVLPGMVVPLDLNDADVRAAVEAAQAAARSQPGKPRVLLVPRIDGTYASTGVLGTVEQVGRLADGDPGALIRGRGRMKIGAGTTGPGAALWVEGARIEETVPEPLPGHVTELVKEYKALATAWLRKRGAWQVVDRVQAIDDVSALADNSGYSPFLTTEQKVELLETADPVARLKLATQQLRDHLAEQDVAETIAKDVQEGVDKQQREFLLRRQLEAVRKELRELNGETEGEESDDYRARVEAADLPEKVREAALKEVDKLERSSDQSPEGSWIRTWLDTVLELPWNERTEDAYDIQGAKAILDAEHAGLEDVKERITEYLAVRKRRTDRGLGVVGGRRGGAVLALVGPPGVGKTSLGESVAHAMGRKFVRVALGGVRDEAEIRGHRRTYVGALPGRIVRAIKEAGSMNPVVLLDEIDKVGSDFRGDPAAALLEVLDPAQNHTFRDHYLEVELDLSDVVFLATANVLEAIPEALLDRMELVRLDGYTEDEKIVIARDHLLPRQLERAGLNKDEVVIDEGALRKLAGEYTREAGVRTLERSVARLLRKVAAQHELGERTLPFTIGEGDLRGLIGRPHHVPESAQDPAERRTSVPGVATGLAVTGAGGDVLFVEASLADPETGAAGLTLTGQLGDVMKESAQIALSFLRSHGAELELPVGDLKDRGAHIHFPAGAVPKDGPSAGITMTTALASLLSGRLVRTDVAMTGEVSLTGRVLPIGGVKQKLLAAHRAGVTTVIIPKRNEPDLDDVPAEVLDKLEVHAVTDVRQVLELALTPATNGAEPEVPVAA; from the coding sequence ATGGCTTCGACGTCCACACCGCTCACCCTGCCTGTGCTGCCGCTCGACGACGAGGTCGTGCTGCCCGGGATGGTGGTTCCGCTGGACCTGAACGACGCCGACGTACGCGCAGCGGTGGAGGCCGCCCAGGCCGCCGCACGTTCGCAGCCCGGAAAGCCGAGGGTCCTTCTGGTTCCGCGCATCGACGGGACGTACGCGAGCACCGGTGTGCTCGGCACGGTCGAGCAGGTGGGCCGGCTGGCCGACGGTGACCCGGGCGCCCTGATCCGCGGCCGCGGCCGTATGAAGATCGGCGCGGGCACCACCGGGCCGGGTGCGGCACTGTGGGTCGAGGGCGCGCGGATCGAGGAGACGGTTCCCGAGCCGCTGCCCGGACACGTCACCGAACTGGTCAAGGAGTACAAGGCACTTGCCACCGCCTGGTTGCGCAAGCGCGGTGCCTGGCAGGTCGTGGACCGCGTCCAGGCCATCGACGACGTCTCCGCCCTGGCCGACAACTCCGGTTACTCGCCCTTCCTGACCACCGAGCAGAAGGTGGAGCTCCTCGAGACCGCCGACCCGGTCGCCCGCCTGAAGCTCGCGACCCAGCAGCTGCGCGACCACCTCGCCGAACAGGACGTGGCCGAGACCATCGCCAAGGACGTCCAGGAGGGCGTCGACAAGCAGCAGCGCGAGTTCCTGCTCCGCCGCCAGCTCGAGGCCGTCCGCAAGGAACTGCGCGAGCTGAACGGCGAGACGGAAGGCGAGGAGTCCGACGACTACCGCGCCCGCGTGGAGGCCGCCGACCTCCCCGAGAAGGTCCGCGAGGCCGCCCTCAAGGAGGTCGACAAGCTGGAGCGGTCCTCGGACCAGTCGCCCGAGGGTTCCTGGATCCGCACCTGGCTCGACACGGTCCTCGAACTCCCGTGGAACGAGCGGACCGAGGACGCGTACGACATCCAGGGCGCCAAGGCGATCCTCGACGCCGAGCACGCCGGCCTGGAGGACGTGAAGGAGCGGATCACCGAGTACCTGGCGGTGCGCAAGCGCCGTACCGACCGCGGCCTGGGTGTCGTCGGCGGCCGGCGCGGGGGTGCCGTGCTCGCCCTCGTCGGCCCGCCAGGCGTCGGCAAGACCAGCCTCGGCGAGTCCGTCGCGCACGCCATGGGCCGCAAGTTCGTCCGCGTCGCCCTCGGCGGCGTCCGCGACGAGGCGGAGATCCGCGGTCACCGCCGCACGTACGTGGGCGCGCTGCCCGGCCGGATCGTCCGCGCGATCAAGGAGGCCGGTTCGATGAACCCGGTCGTCCTGCTCGACGAGATCGACAAGGTGGGCTCCGACTTCCGCGGCGACCCGGCGGCCGCGCTGCTCGAAGTGCTGGACCCGGCGCAGAACCACACCTTCCGCGACCACTACCTGGAGGTCGAACTCGACCTGTCCGACGTCGTGTTCCTGGCGACGGCCAACGTCCTGGAGGCCATCCCGGAGGCCCTGCTCGACCGCATGGAGCTGGTCCGCCTCGACGGCTACACCGAGGACGAGAAGATCGTCATCGCCCGTGACCACCTGCTCCCGCGCCAGCTGGAGCGGGCGGGCCTGAACAAGGACGAGGTCGTCATCGACGAGGGCGCGCTGCGCAAGCTCGCCGGTGAGTACACCCGCGAGGCGGGCGTCCGCACCCTGGAGCGGTCCGTCGCGCGGCTGCTGCGCAAGGTCGCGGCCCAGCACGAGCTGGGCGAGCGGACGCTGCCGTTCACCATCGGCGAGGGCGATCTGCGCGGGCTGATCGGCCGGCCGCACCACGTGCCGGAGTCCGCCCAGGACCCGGCCGAGCGCCGCACCTCCGTGCCCGGTGTCGCGACCGGCCTCGCGGTCACCGGAGCGGGCGGCGACGTCCTGTTCGTCGAGGCCTCCCTCGCGGACCCCGAGACGGGCGCGGCGGGCCTGACCCTCACCGGTCAGCTGGGTGACGTGATGAAGGAGTCGGCGCAGATCGCGCTGAGCTTCCTGCGCAGCCACGGCGCCGAGCTGGAGCTGCCCGTGGGCGACCTGAAGGACCGGGGTGCGCACATCCACTTCCCGGCGGGCGCGGTCCCGAAGGACGGCCCGAGCGCGGGCATCACGATGACGACGGCCCTGGCGTCGCTCCTGTCCGGGCGACTGGTCCGCACGGACGTGGCGATGACCGGCGAGGTCTCGCTGACCGGCCGTGTCCTGCCCATCGGCGGTGTGAAGCAGAAGCTGCTCGCCGCGCACCGGGCCGGGGTCACCACCGTGATCATCCCCAAGCGCAACGAGCCCGACCTGGACGACGTCCCGGCCGAGGTGCTGGACAAGCTCGAGGTCCACGCCGTCACGGATGTCCGTCAGGTCCTGGAGCTGGCGCTGACGCCGGCCACGAACGGTGCGGAGCCGGAGGTTCCGGTCGCGGCGTGA